The DNA segment AACGGTTGTCTCGTGTTCAAGAAAGTAAAGTAATTCTTTCTTATATCTGAATAAATGGGGAATGACCAATAAGTATGAGTCATTGCCGTGCTCGACACCCTGTCATTGCCGCACTTGATGCGGCAATCGCATGCAGGGGGATTTTCGGCTCGAGCCCGAAAATGACACTTTTTGAACTTATTGGTCAGGCAGTTTTTTTATGCATCAACAGAAAAAAACTGCAATGACTTTTGTAAAAAAATACGGTAAAATCATTGCATAAAACCTTAGGAGAAAAATAATGGAAAAATTCACAGATATTGAATCTCTTTTACCCCACAGAAAACCTTTCCTTTTTGTAGATTCTATTGACAGCTACGATGAAAACGGCTGTGTATGTACACGCAAATTTACGGAAGAAGATTTCTTTTTTAAAGGTCATTTTCCTGAATATCCGGTAGTTCCTGGAGTTATTCTTATAGAAACAATGGCTCAGGGCGGTGGAGCTGCATTAAGCCTTCAGAAAAAGTTTAAGGAAGGAAGCCTTTTCTTCCTTGCTACAGTAAATAACGTTAAGTTTAAGCATCAGGTTCGCCCTGGTGATACAGTACGCATGGAAGTAACAAACAAGCGTGCAACACCAAACATGGTAGTTCAGAGTGGAAAAGCCTATGTGGGAGATACCCTCTGTGCCCAGGCTGAATGGATGTGCCTTGTAGGTTCTGGACAGCAGGCATAAAACTGTAAAATTTAAACGGTAAATTGTAAACGGGAAGACGTTGATTTTAATTCGGCCTCTTTCCGTTTTTTTTTCTATTGTTTTTTTTCCGGAATTAAATAACCTTTCCCAGTTCAATAAGATCTTCTGCTCCGTCAACTAAAACGGCTCCCATTCCTTTTTCAAGGGGAAGGGCAAGGTCAATATCAAACCTGTCACCTACAGAAAGGCATTCTTCTGCGCTGCAGCCTGCTGTTTTACAGGCAAGGGACAGAACTTCTTCCGAAGGTTTTGATTTTTTGCAGGAATCAAGTCCGATTATTTCAGTAATGATTTTTTCAACGCCTATTGCCTTAAGGGTGTTGTAAGCGGCGGTTTTCGGATTATTTGTTACGGCTATAAGAAAGTATTTTTTCTTTAAGGCTTTAAGGACTTCCGTAACTGCCGGATTTTCATGAATATACAGTTCAGGTTTTAAAAGCTGGTTTCTCCATTCAATTGAAGTTTCAATATCAACTCCAAAATGAGTAAAAGCATTTCCAAGACTTATTTTCTGTCCGTTATGATTGCGGCTCCATTCTGCCCTGAAATCTGCGATTTTCTTCCGTCCTTCTTCATGGGGCCATCCGTTTACGTCAGACCAGTGCCTTATCTGTACATCTACCTGTTCTTTGACATATTCATCACTGGTATAAAGAGTTCCGTCGATATCAAATATGATTGTCTTAAGTATTTGTGGAATTTTATAAATTTTCATCAGATACCGGCTTTCTGTTCATCCTGAGGGGTAAAAACCTTGGCAGCTTTAGAAAGCGTCATGGAAGCCTGTGTAATGTTTTCAAAAACTTTCATTCCGGTAAAGGCAAATACTGCACATCCTGTAAGTTCCGCATCATGACACAGAGGTACTTTTATGGTAAGTCCCGTTATGTTTGCCTTGAGCTGGTTCCATTCATCATTTGCAGCCTGTCCGCCTGTAATGGTAATTTCTTTCGGAAAGTCAAAACTTGCGTTTTTTGAAGCGTCCTTAAGAATGTCGATGGCGTTGCGTACGTCCAGTGCAATCTGAGTAAGAAGATACTTCCCGTCTGAATAAGTAGGATCCGATCCGTCAGCTGTAAGACATTTGTGTACAAGGTCATTGTGTTCAAATTCATGTCCTGCTTCCCGCTCAACCTTTTTTTTGAAGGCTGAATATCTGGAACCGGATTCTTTATAAAGAACTGCTGCATTCCACAGCCCCGGAACAACGGATGGCATTGTACGGATTTTATCAGAAAATATCGGGGAAGGTGTACAGAGGTTTATTCCCTCACTTGAACCGGCCCTGTCGCATAAAACTCCCGGATTAAGGGTTGCAGTTCCTGCCAGCGCACAAACAAAGTCAGGAGCACCGCAGTATACAGGGGTACCTTCAGTGATTCCGTTATTTTCAAAAGAAAAGAAAGATTCTGCCTTGCGGGTAAGCCTTCCTGCCATGCTGCCTGAAAAATAAAATTGCGGCAGTTTTTTACAGTCCGCTTCCGTAAAGCCGGATTTTAAAAGTTCATCCCTGTTCCACCAGAAGTCTACAAACCTGTTCTCAGGAATGATTGTTACCTTGCTTTCCGTAAGAAGATAAATCATGTATTCCGTTGAAGAAAATATGGTCTCAGCAGAGTTCCATATATCAGGCATTCTGTTCTTAAAAGTAAGAAGTCTTGGTATAAAAAGGGATTTTCCGGAATAAGAAATGCTTTCATCCGCATCCTCATTCCATAGAAGGGTTTCTCCTGTAGAAGCTGTCAGGGTTGGACCGTTACCGCTTATGCAGATGGCATTTACTTTAACGTCCGGATTGTTGGCAAACATCTCCTGGCAGGCATTTACAAGAGACGGAAACCATTCTTTTGAAGCATACTTTGTGCTTTTCAGAAGGAATTTCCTGCGGCTGTATGCAAGGACGCTTCCGTCTTCGCTGATTACGGCAGCCTTAAGAGAAGAGGTTCCTATGTCGGCACAAAGTACGTTTTTCATTTTAAGCCTTAGCCTCTGTATTTTCTTTTTCAGAATCTTTTTCAGCCGGCTTAGAAACTTTCATAAGCTTGTCAATGATTGAACGGTTGTCAAGAAGTTCTCCCAGTGACTGATTATGGTGAAGGCGTGTAATTACATTTGCAAAGAGACCTGAAACGTTTGTACTGATATACCATTCACGTTTAAGAAGTTCTTCGTGATAAACGGCATTTGTACCGATGATTCTGTAGAAAAGTCCCTGTTTGTAAGCTTCATCAAACTGTTCGATGGCATTTCCTGTAAAGAACGGAAGGCTTATTGCTGCAATTACCTTTGTAGCTCCCTGTTCGTGCAGGAATCCCATGGCTTTAAGAAGAGTACCGCCGGTACCCAGCATGTCGTCAGCAAGGAATGCAACCTTACCCTTAACGTCACCTAAAAGCTTAACGCTCTTTATGTTTGTATTTTTAGCGTCCTGAGTAACTACAGAATAGTCTCTTTCCTTATAAATCATTGCGAGAGGCTTTTTAAGGCCTGTAGCATAGAACTTGTTGCGGTCGATTGCACCTGTGTCAGGAGATACGACAACAAGGTCTTCCTTAGAAAGATCTATTACTTTTGCAAGTTCGCGGATAATCTGGTAAGAAGCATGCAGGTTCTCACAGTGAGTGTGGCTGAATGCATTTACGATTTCACGGCTGTGGAGGTCAAGGGTAATGATTCTCTTAACTTCCATGCTTTCATAAATATGTCCGAGAAGGGAAGCTGTAAGACCTTCCCGACCCTTCTTTTTGTGCTGTCTTGAATAAGGGTATACCGGAAGAACCAGTGTCATTGATTTTGCACCGGCCTGACGGATTGCATCGATTGCAACCAGAAGACCCATAACGTGATCATTTACGCTCAGGCGCATAACGTTCTTTCCGTTATTCATGGAAATAGGTTCGTGGTTTTCTACATCCTGGAAAATGTATACGTCCTTTCCGCGGATACATTCCTGAAGTTCGCATTTGTACTCACCGTTTGCAAAATAGGTGAATGAAGCGTTTACTTTGAATGAAGGAGCACGATACTTGTCGGTACTTCCACGAATGCACAAATCCGGAGTAAACAGGTCGTTGTAAAGATTAGCCTGTTCTACAAGCTTGGATTTGTCTACGTCGTAGCGTTTCGAAATAACATCGTTCTTGAGAGTGTAGCGATGTTTGTACATGTGGCGCAGGTGAGTGATAACTTCATTTGCAAAAGCTTCACCACCAGGACAGGCAACGATGGCCAGATCAGTTGGATCAGAATACGGCATTATTCTTTCCCCTATAAGTGAATTTTTTTATGCACATATTCTACTGTTTATGCAGGTCGAATTCAAGGTAAACGGCAGTTCAGTCATCCTCAGAAGTTCTTGCAAGGGCGTCTTTTTTCTGTTTTTCCATATTGGATTCCATGATGAACTTTATGAAGAAGTCCTCAAGAGTGGCTTTTGGTCCTTCAAGATGAAGTCTTCTTCTTGCACGGGCATTGTCGCGCCGTACCGTATAAAGCAGGTAGAAGTCTCTGTAATCAAGGCTTACGTCTGTTTTTACACGTTCTCCAAGATAAGCACCTACTTCATCACGACCGATGGATTTAACGCCCTGGTTGCGCAGGATGTCCTTAAGCTTAAGAACCTGCTCATGAGAAATTCCGAAGAGAAATTCTTCCATTGCCTGAGAAACTTCCGTTGTAGAAAGCTTGTTTTTTATGAACGATGCCCAGTTTTCATCAGCCTGCATGCTTACCATGATGAGCTCGCTTGTTCCCATCATTGTACCGAAGGCAGGAGCAAGACGGCGGCGGGCATTCCATACGGTCTGAAGTACGGGTGCTATGTCAGAAATTGTCTGGTCGCTTCTGTGTTCCCAGAGGATTATGAGAAGGTTTGCAATCTGACGCCTCAGTTCCATGGATATGGTCTTGTCCTTGATGAGGTTCAGATAAACATCTTCCGCCATAAGCGTAAACATCATGGATGTAGTTTCGTCAGAGTATTCCTTTACCTGTTTTTCAGTCATGGAAGTATAGTTTCTGGCAAGTTTTTCCATTGAGTAGAAAGTGTGAATCTTTGTGATGAGGAATCCTTTTCCCAAAGTAGCCTTTGAAGGCATGTGAAGTGTCGTATCACCGTCTTCCTGGTATGAAATTATGCTTTCAATAAGAGTTTCCGGCGTACGCATTGAAGAAGTAAGGTTTGCTTTTTCCAGCAGTGACGGAAACCGTGCAATGGCTTTGGCAAGGTTTTCAACATCGTTAAGCCTGCTCTGAATGCGCTCGACTTTATCTGGATTCTCTTTACTCAGTTCCGAGATAAGATTTGTTATCAGATCCTGCTGATGCGGAGTAAAGATTATGATGCCGTCAGGAATTGAACTTACCAGGTCTTCCTTGTCAAAAAATTCATCAATACTGACCTGTTCAAAATCTTGAAGAGCAATATTTTCCATTTTGTCCCTTCTTATATTATGTCTTATATTATGAGGGCATGAGCGGATAAAAAAAATCCTGTGATTTTTTAAGAAGCCGTCTTATTTATGACTGTAAAAATGACCGGTGAATATAAACTTTTTTTAATCAACTCTCGCCCAATCTAAGTATACAATAAATGATAACGATTTCAAGGTTTCAGAAGCTTTTTTTAGCCGGTAAAAGTATAAAATTTCTTTATATTTTTTATGTTTATGGGAAGGGGCTGTCCAATAAGTTCAAAAACTGTCATTTTCGGGCTGTCAACAACTTTTTATAAGTGTCATTTTCAACTTTTTATAAAGTGTCATTTTCGGGCTTGAGCCGAAAATCCCCCTGCATGAGATTGCCGCATCAAGTGCGGCAATGACAGGGTGTCGAGCACGGCAATGACTCATACTTATTGGACATCCCCTAACTTCTGAAAGAGCGATGTTTTAAGTCGTGACATTACAACGACTTAAAACTCGTCGGCATTTTCTAGAAATACACATTAGTGGATTTCTAGAGATGCCCTTATGTCTTGTTTCAAGAATTCCTAAAGAAATGCCGAAATTCTTACTATGAGGAAGTGTAGGAATTTTCTTTTAGGGCTTTTACTGCTGCTTTATCCGTCATTTGCATATTCTCAGACAGATCAGTCCTCTCAAAAAAGAATTCCGGTTTATCCGGAACTTGTAGTTACTCAGAATGACCTTTCCATAGAGAGACATTATTCACCGGAAGGAATCTTTGACGGATATCTTCTTTATGTGCGCAAACTGCCGGCTGTAGAAAGCGTAATGCTTTGTGAAACTGCAAAAGATCCTGAAGGAAAGATGGATAATTTTGCATACAGGGCCTCTTCCTATAATTCTTACAACGGAGACGAAATCCGTATCCTCAACGGTAAAGTCCTTGATTCCGAATACGCAAGATATACCCTCATATCCTCAACCGCAGTAAAACATTCCAGACTTGGAGACAGTTTCTGCATTTTTATTCCGCCGGTACTTGTATACGGTTATCCCTGGTCCAGAAACGGCACTGTAACCGTAGGCAATAATACATTTGTTAATATCCGCACGTTTTCAAAAAAATACGGTGATTATGAAGGAACTTTTCAGGATAATCCCTTCATGTTCAGTTTTAAGGCCCCTGTTTCTGAACCTCCCGTAAAAAAGACTGAACCGCCTCAATTACCGGAAGAAGCAGCTCCTGTTCTTGACGAAAAATATAATCCTGATACGGCCGCTTCCTTTAATGAAATTGCCGGAGATTCCGGAGGAAACGTCA comes from the Treponema rectale genome and includes:
- the fabZ gene encoding 3-hydroxyacyl-ACP dehydratase FabZ, whose product is MEKFTDIESLLPHRKPFLFVDSIDSYDENGCVCTRKFTEEDFFFKGHFPEYPVVPGVILIETMAQGGGAALSLQKKFKEGSLFFLATVNNVKFKHQVRPGDTVRMEVTNKRATPNMVVQSGKAYVGDTLCAQAEWMCLVGSGQQA
- a CDS encoding HAD family hydrolase, with protein sequence MKIYKIPQILKTIIFDIDGTLYTSDEYVKEQVDVQIRHWSDVNGWPHEEGRKKIADFRAEWSRNHNGQKISLGNAFTHFGVDIETSIEWRNQLLKPELYIHENPAVTEVLKALKKKYFLIAVTNNPKTAAYNTLKAIGVEKIITEIIGLDSCKKSKPSEEVLSLACKTAGCSAEECLSVGDRFDIDLALPLEKGMGAVLVDGAEDLIELGKVI
- a CDS encoding FGGY-family carbohydrate kinase yields the protein MKNVLCADIGTSSLKAAVISEDGSVLAYSRRKFLLKSTKYASKEWFPSLVNACQEMFANNPDVKVNAICISGNGPTLTASTGETLLWNEDADESISYSGKSLFIPRLLTFKNRMPDIWNSAETIFSSTEYMIYLLTESKVTIIPENRFVDFWWNRDELLKSGFTEADCKKLPQFYFSGSMAGRLTRKAESFFSFENNGITEGTPVYCGAPDFVCALAGTATLNPGVLCDRAGSSEGINLCTPSPIFSDKIRTMPSVVPGLWNAAVLYKESGSRYSAFKKKVEREAGHEFEHNDLVHKCLTADGSDPTYSDGKYLLTQIALDVRNAIDILKDASKNASFDFPKEITITGGQAANDEWNQLKANITGLTIKVPLCHDAELTGCAVFAFTGMKVFENITQASMTLSKAAKVFTPQDEQKAGI
- the prs gene encoding ribose-phosphate diphosphokinase, which gives rise to MPYSDPTDLAIVACPGGEAFANEVITHLRHMYKHRYTLKNDVISKRYDVDKSKLVEQANLYNDLFTPDLCIRGSTDKYRAPSFKVNASFTYFANGEYKCELQECIRGKDVYIFQDVENHEPISMNNGKNVMRLSVNDHVMGLLVAIDAIRQAGAKSMTLVLPVYPYSRQHKKKGREGLTASLLGHIYESMEVKRIITLDLHSREIVNAFSHTHCENLHASYQIIRELAKVIDLSKEDLVVVSPDTGAIDRNKFYATGLKKPLAMIYKERDYSVVTQDAKNTNIKSVKLLGDVKGKVAFLADDMLGTGGTLLKAMGFLHEQGATKVIAAISLPFFTGNAIEQFDEAYKQGLFYRIIGTNAVYHEELLKREWYISTNVSGLFANVITRLHHNQSLGELLDNRSIIDKLMKVSKPAEKDSEKENTEAKA
- a CDS encoding vWA domain-containing protein, coding for MRKCRNFLLGLLLLLYPSFAYSQTDQSSQKRIPVYPELVVTQNDLSIERHYSPEGIFDGYLLYVRKLPAVESVMLCETAKDPEGKMDNFAYRASSYNSYNGDEIRILNGKVLDSEYARYTLISSTAVKHSRLGDSFCIFIPPVLVYGYPWSRNGTVTVGNNTFVNIRTFSKKYGDYEGTFQDNPFMFSFKAPVSEPPVKKTEPPQLPEEAAPVLDEKYNPDTAASFNEIAGDSGGNVIYSEGTASLKKDVDSIIRKLDKSKKADLVFAIDTTGSMVDELNVLRTVWLPQFIKEYPSYTDLRVALVLYRDFGDSYLYKNLPVKIFHFTRDMKVFYRNIDGVYIKGNEGGDVPEAVYEALYASLKYLDWREDAQKKIILIGDAPAHDVPRGPKKISREIVADLASSKGVSCDCIILP